From one Fulvitalea axinellae genomic stretch:
- a CDS encoding TolC family protein, protein MKKILIIAIICASSLTRAVSQTQAPSSLRDCLKIALERSHSVAKAELETEKAEQKIKETLSSGLPQIEGQASVINNLRVPVTMMPGELVGASGVVPVAMGTKYTGEAYAQATQLLYSHDFWIGVKASKKAKELYKIQKARTVEEVIYQIAGAYYKWLRFGDQADALKDNIEKMEKVIKAQHGFTQQGLAHKLDENRLKVKLSNLNVSRNELLTAEATQLNLIKLYMGLRTTESLNLQKEPMGAEGLVLQPLLDEPDFSKRPDIRLLKKQFELKELEKQSIAAKYYPSLVAVGNLKTQAQREEFNIFGDRKWFSSSFVGIQLNIPIFDGMKKRAQSKQVKIEIEQLGHDLQFAGQSANVEIQNAKRQLRDAYQNVLAQKENLRLAEDVFTQTEARYKAQVASLTDLLNAEVTLRESQNSLYSQNLKLKEAGLDVLKAEGRLTTLVETP, encoded by the coding sequence ATGAAGAAAATTCTCATCATCGCCATTATATGCGCAAGTTCCCTCACCCGAGCCGTCTCGCAAACCCAAGCGCCATCAAGCTTGCGGGATTGCCTGAAAATAGCCTTGGAAAGAAGCCACTCCGTGGCCAAAGCGGAACTCGAAACCGAAAAAGCGGAACAAAAGATAAAAGAAACGCTAAGCTCAGGCCTCCCTCAAATCGAAGGGCAAGCCTCCGTTATAAATAACCTTCGCGTGCCAGTCACCATGATGCCCGGCGAACTGGTGGGTGCTTCCGGAGTGGTTCCCGTCGCTATGGGAACCAAGTACACTGGCGAAGCGTATGCCCAAGCTACCCAATTGCTTTACAGCCACGATTTCTGGATAGGCGTCAAAGCCAGCAAGAAAGCCAAAGAGCTGTACAAAATCCAAAAAGCCCGAACCGTAGAAGAGGTAATATACCAAATCGCGGGAGCGTATTACAAATGGCTCAGGTTCGGCGACCAAGCAGACGCCCTCAAAGACAATATCGAGAAAATGGAAAAGGTCATCAAAGCCCAACACGGCTTTACCCAACAAGGCCTGGCCCATAAACTTGACGAAAACCGGCTGAAGGTAAAACTATCGAACCTAAACGTAAGCAGAAACGAGTTGCTAACGGCCGAAGCCACGCAACTCAACCTAATCAAACTGTATATGGGGCTTAGGACCACCGAGTCTCTGAACCTTCAAAAAGAACCCATGGGTGCCGAAGGCCTCGTTCTGCAGCCATTGCTAGACGAACCTGACTTCTCAAAACGGCCAGACATCAGGCTTTTGAAAAAACAGTTCGAACTCAAGGAGCTTGAGAAACAATCGATTGCCGCCAAGTATTATCCCAGCTTGGTTGCGGTCGGCAATCTCAAGACCCAAGCGCAAAGGGAGGAGTTTAACATTTTCGGTGACCGGAAATGGTTCTCCTCATCCTTTGTCGGGATCCAACTCAACATTCCCATCTTCGACGGGATGAAAAAAAGGGCCCAATCCAAACAAGTAAAAATCGAAATCGAACAACTGGGACACGACCTTCAGTTCGCCGGCCAATCGGCCAATGTCGAGATCCAAAACGCCAAGCGACAACTTAGGGACGCTTACCAAAACGTTTTGGCCCAAAAAGAAAATCTCCGTCTGGCAGAAGACGTATTCACGCAAACAGAAGCCCGATACAAGGCCCAAGTAGCCTCGCTCACCGACCTGCTGAACGCTGAAGTCACCCTTCGGGAATCCCAAAACTCCCTTTACAGCCAAAACCTCAAGCTCAAGGAAGCCGGCTTGGATGTGCTGAAAGCCGAAGGCCGGCTTACGACTCTTGTAGAAACCCCCTAA
- a CDS encoding efflux RND transporter periplasmic adaptor subunit, protein MKKKIINIGVAATLIAASGWKLYSNMDAQAQVTEFVSRRTIKFPVKTAIAKYKELAKALKSEGRIHPFKELALKSETIGKVSRIYKKKGDWVKQGDLILQTENSSLYARLLAAEANHKQNKHDLSRYEELFRQEAITQQQLEQAQVKAIMAESEWVMAKKRYQDSRITAPIDGMINEDYFEVGELLANGAPVCDLVNNSQVKLKVKLAEQEINRISEGQTVRVKVPLFPDETINAEVLTVAVKADDAYRYEVVILIQNPEGKLRSGMFASCEFDFEPQRTLVIPREALVDGFKSPKVYVYENGKVKMRKITVRPERFGDDVAVTNGLREGQSVVTDGIFNLKDGMDVEKI, encoded by the coding sequence ATGAAAAAGAAAATAATAAACATCGGCGTCGCCGCCACATTGATCGCCGCCTCGGGGTGGAAGCTTTACAGCAATATGGATGCACAGGCGCAAGTAACGGAGTTTGTATCTCGCAGAACAATAAAATTCCCCGTGAAAACAGCCATCGCCAAATACAAGGAACTGGCCAAAGCGCTAAAATCCGAAGGCCGGATACATCCGTTCAAAGAGTTGGCCCTCAAATCCGAAACCATCGGTAAGGTATCAAGGATCTACAAGAAAAAAGGTGATTGGGTAAAACAAGGCGACTTGATCCTCCAAACGGAGAATAGTTCCTTGTATGCCAGATTGCTCGCCGCCGAAGCCAATCACAAACAAAACAAACACGACCTGTCCAGATACGAAGAACTTTTCAGACAGGAAGCCATCACCCAACAACAGCTTGAGCAAGCGCAAGTGAAAGCGATAATGGCCGAATCGGAATGGGTAATGGCCAAGAAAAGGTATCAAGACTCAAGAATCACCGCCCCTATCGACGGCATGATCAACGAGGATTACTTCGAAGTGGGCGAATTGCTCGCCAACGGGGCGCCAGTCTGCGACTTGGTTAACAACAGTCAGGTGAAACTCAAAGTAAAACTCGCCGAGCAGGAAATAAACAGAATTTCCGAAGGCCAAACCGTAAGGGTTAAGGTCCCGCTCTTCCCTGACGAAACTATCAATGCGGAAGTACTCACTGTCGCCGTCAAAGCCGATGACGCATACCGTTATGAAGTTGTAATACTTATCCAAAACCCTGAAGGGAAACTCCGTTCGGGCATGTTCGCATCCTGCGAATTCGATTTCGAACCACAACGAACGCTCGTCATTCCCCGAGAGGCGCTGGTGGACGGTTTCAAATCACCGAAGGTCTATGTTTATGAGAACGGCAAAGTCAAGATGCGGAAAATAACCGTGAGGCCGGAAAGGTTCGGCGACGACGTGGCCGTGACCAACGGCCTGCGCGAAGGCCAATCGGTCGTAACTGACGGCATTTTTAACCTGAAAGACGGCATGGACGTCGAAAAAATCTGA
- a CDS encoding efflux RND transporter permease subunit — protein sequence MKITEISINRSSIVVVIFTILIGAGLLCYQQLGYELVPEVVRPTMTIVTVYPGAAPDEVETNVTEKIEKSLSKLADVYKVVSNSYENFSIISVEMSYETDIDQAIQKATNYINTVKAEMPPSISEPLIEKRGISDLPVIMGGVSSDLPKTEFYDLLDKRLKPKLQAVYGVAKLKLVGGQKREIQVNIDKEKLTTFGLSLGQISQALEYSNMEVPAGKIKNDEKQSTIRVRGKFADVDEIRQLVIVDSEKTGKIKLSDVAEILDGIQDNEIITRINGTESVGLQFLKQSGANAVEMSAKVRESMKVLEDEFKDINLSFTVFNDTTDYTILAADAVMHDLQIAVLLVAAVMLLFLHSLRNALITMVAVPASLISTFSVIYLAGYSLNLMTMLGLSLVVGILVDDAIIVIENIHSHMEKGKSARQASLDAIREIALTVSSITLVIVVVFLPLGLTGGMVGLMFSQFSLVVGFSTMMSLLVAFTLVPFMSSRFARHETLDPATISGKIFGGFEKIINAMIDAFTSILLWALNHKTLTIGVTIVAFFGSTLLLSKGFIGTEAFAQGDRGEFSIQVELPKSSSPKATNMVSQQIETYLNTLPEVNDINTVIGTKETDEEGQSRAYYLYISVQLKEERELSSALFAHKTRLELESKIPGATITTVPVDMFGQANAYKIKLIFQGSDLQELLSYAESVKTAVDTIPGIIRTKNSLEKGAPEVNVKFNREKLATLGLSVGEVGMQMRTAFEGDRKTKFKVGNKEYDIRVRLDNFDRKSAESVASLPFSNRDGQVFKLKQFAEIYDGDGLSQLDRYDKLPSVTVNVQVAGRPSGTVGEEIKQVIAKLDKPSGIKTVYGGDLEMQGESFGRMGYAFLISLALVYLIMVALYDSYITPLVVLCSIPLAIIGALLALALAKQTLSIFTILGIIMLIGLVAKNAIMLVDFANEALKKGMQLTDALVYATKARFRPIFMTTIAMVVGMTPIALSTGAGSAWKNGLAWALIGGLSSSMVLTLIVVPVIFYIAYNIRNRNLNPA from the coding sequence ATGAAAATCACAGAAATATCAATCAACAGGTCTTCGATCGTCGTCGTGATATTCACGATACTGATCGGCGCCGGCCTCTTGTGTTACCAACAACTCGGCTACGAACTGGTGCCGGAAGTAGTCCGGCCCACGATGACGATCGTAACGGTTTACCCCGGCGCCGCTCCCGACGAAGTGGAAACCAACGTCACGGAGAAAATTGAGAAATCGCTCTCAAAACTCGCCGACGTCTACAAGGTCGTGTCCAACTCTTATGAAAACTTCTCAATCATCTCCGTAGAGATGAGCTACGAAACGGACATTGACCAAGCTATACAAAAAGCAACCAATTACATCAACACCGTTAAGGCCGAAATGCCACCGAGTATTTCCGAACCTTTGATCGAAAAGCGAGGAATATCCGACCTTCCCGTGATCATGGGAGGCGTAAGCTCCGATCTGCCCAAAACGGAATTTTACGACTTGCTGGACAAAAGGCTCAAACCGAAACTGCAAGCCGTTTACGGCGTAGCCAAGCTGAAGCTGGTCGGCGGACAGAAAAGGGAAATCCAAGTCAACATCGACAAAGAGAAGCTCACTACCTTCGGCCTGTCGCTCGGGCAAATCAGCCAAGCGCTGGAGTACTCAAATATGGAAGTGCCTGCCGGCAAAATCAAAAACGACGAAAAACAAAGCACCATACGGGTCCGGGGCAAATTCGCCGACGTGGACGAAATCCGCCAACTCGTAATCGTGGACAGCGAGAAAACAGGGAAGATTAAGCTTTCGGATGTTGCCGAAATCCTGGACGGAATCCAAGACAACGAAATCATCACCCGGATTAACGGAACGGAATCCGTCGGCCTTCAATTTCTCAAACAGTCAGGAGCAAATGCTGTGGAGATGAGCGCAAAAGTCCGGGAATCCATGAAAGTTCTGGAAGATGAATTCAAGGACATTAACCTTTCGTTCACTGTTTTCAACGACACCACCGATTACACTATCCTTGCGGCCGACGCCGTAATGCACGATTTGCAGATCGCCGTACTATTGGTGGCGGCGGTTATGTTGCTTTTCCTGCACAGCCTGCGCAACGCCCTGATCACTATGGTGGCTGTTCCCGCTTCGCTGATCTCGACTTTCTCCGTGATTTACCTCGCCGGTTACAGCCTCAACCTGATGACGATGCTCGGGCTTTCGCTGGTAGTGGGTATCCTTGTGGATGACGCCATCATCGTGATCGAGAATATCCATAGCCATATGGAAAAAGGTAAATCCGCCAGACAAGCCTCTCTGGACGCCATTAGGGAGATCGCGCTTACCGTTTCGTCCATTACATTGGTTATTGTCGTCGTTTTCTTGCCTTTGGGACTTACCGGCGGTATGGTCGGGCTAATGTTCTCACAATTCAGCCTTGTGGTTGGGTTCTCCACTATGATGAGCCTTTTGGTGGCGTTTACTCTGGTTCCGTTTATGTCATCTAGATTCGCCCGCCACGAAACCTTGGACCCCGCTACAATCAGCGGAAAAATCTTCGGAGGATTCGAAAAGATCATCAACGCCATGATCGACGCCTTTACCAGCATTCTGCTTTGGGCGCTGAATCACAAAACGCTCACTATCGGAGTCACTATAGTCGCGTTTTTCGGTTCGACTTTGTTGCTTAGCAAAGGGTTTATCGGAACGGAAGCTTTTGCCCAAGGCGACCGGGGAGAATTTTCCATACAGGTGGAACTCCCTAAGTCCTCAAGTCCGAAAGCCACAAATATGGTCTCTCAGCAAATTGAGACATACCTGAACACATTGCCCGAAGTCAATGACATCAACACTGTCATCGGCACAAAAGAAACCGACGAAGAAGGCCAGTCACGCGCCTATTATTTATATATAAGCGTGCAGCTCAAGGAAGAGAGAGAGCTGTCTTCGGCCCTCTTTGCACATAAGACCAGGCTGGAACTGGAGAGCAAAATCCCGGGAGCGACCATCACCACTGTACCTGTCGATATGTTTGGCCAAGCCAATGCGTACAAGATCAAACTGATATTCCAAGGCAGTGATTTACAAGAATTGTTGTCTTATGCCGAAAGCGTAAAAACGGCGGTAGACACAATTCCCGGAATAATCCGGACAAAAAACTCACTGGAAAAAGGCGCCCCGGAGGTTAACGTAAAATTCAACCGGGAAAAGCTCGCCACACTAGGCCTAAGCGTAGGCGAAGTGGGCATGCAAATGCGTACGGCCTTCGAGGGTGACCGCAAGACAAAATTCAAAGTAGGAAACAAGGAATATGATATCCGGGTAAGGCTGGACAATTTCGACCGGAAAAGCGCCGAAAGCGTGGCCAGCCTTCCGTTCAGCAACCGTGACGGACAGGTTTTCAAACTCAAACAATTCGCCGAAATCTATGATGGCGATGGTCTCAGCCAGCTTGACCGCTATGACAAGCTACCGTCGGTTACCGTTAACGTGCAAGTGGCCGGAAGGCCCTCAGGTACCGTGGGAGAGGAAATCAAGCAAGTAATCGCCAAACTGGACAAGCCTTCGGGTATCAAGACCGTTTACGGCGGAGACCTTGAGATGCAAGGCGAAAGTTTCGGCCGGATGGGTTATGCCTTCCTGATTTCGCTGGCTCTTGTTTACCTGATTATGGTCGCCCTTTACGACTCATATATCACGCCACTAGTGGTTCTATGTTCCATCCCATTGGCCATCATCGGCGCTTTGCTCGCCTTGGCGTTGGCCAAACAAACGCTCAGTATATTTACTATTCTGGGTATCATAATGCTGATTGGTCTGGTTGCCAAAAACGCTATCATGCTTGTGGATTTCGCCAACGAAGCCCTGAAAAAAGGCATGCAGCTAACTGACGCTTTGGTTTACGCTACCAAGGCGCGTTTTCGCCCCATATTTATGACTACCATAGCCATGGTTGTGGGCATGACACCAATCGCATTATCCACGGGGGCCGGTTCGGCTTGGAAAAACGGCTTGGCCTGGGCCTTGATCGGAGGGCTTAGCAGTTCGATGGTGCTAACCCTTATCGTGGTCCCCGTGATTTTCTATATCGCGTACAATATCCGCAACAGAAATCTCAACCCTGCATAA
- a CDS encoding DoxX family protein yields the protein MEHASIAFQIIIFLGLVNVWLIRRYRPSQWRGKGAKSLKEEFEAYGLPLWFMKAIGVLKLTLGALLVLGLWVPAVVKPAAFGLAILMVGAIAMHAKVNDPAGRSVPAIIMLLMSLVVAAA from the coding sequence ATGGAACACGCAAGTATCGCATTTCAAATCATAATATTCCTCGGTTTGGTCAACGTTTGGCTCATACGCAGATACCGCCCCAGCCAGTGGCGTGGAAAAGGCGCCAAAAGTCTCAAGGAGGAATTCGAGGCTTATGGGTTACCTCTTTGGTTTATGAAAGCCATCGGTGTTTTGAAACTGACTTTGGGTGCCTTATTGGTTCTTGGCTTGTGGGTGCCTGCCGTGGTAAAGCCCGCCGCGTTCGGACTGGCCATACTGATGGTGGGAGCTATCGCAATGCACGCCAAAGTCAATGATCCCGCCGGAAGGTCCGTACCCGCCATCATCATGTTATTGATGTCGTTAGTCGTGGCCGCCGCATAG
- the ahpF gene encoding alkyl hydroperoxide reductase subunit F encodes MLDQALKSQVTSLFSTLKNSYTFKVTASETHAKRDEFVQFLESVAECSERIDVEVYEGKDLAFDILKNGEETSVRFRAIPNGHEFTTLLLAVLNMEGVGKNLPDESVTRKIQSLKGEVRVRSYISLTCTNCPDVVQALNVLSIVNPNIKHEIVDGGLYQDEIEEHNVQAVPTVFVDGEQFHVGRSSMGELLQKLEDKVGKEEAVETQEPLPAKAYDVMVVGGGPAGVSASIYAARKGFSVALVAENIGGQVRETVDIENMISVSKTTGKDLSAGFAAHLNDYDIDILENRRVTEVSDGGDIKEIKTSLDETFTAPSLIITTGASWRKLGVPGESEYIGRGVAFCTHCDGPFYKGKKVAVIGGGNSGLEAAIDLANIASEVTVLEFDHQLRGDQVLQDKLASMGNVRIVTGAATTEIIGDGKKVTGLKYDDRKSGSKENVSVDGVFVQIGLTPNSGVFKEIVSTNGRGEIEIDPACRTSVPGIYAAGDVTVVPYKQIVVAMGEGSKAALSAFEDHIKRPELAAV; translated from the coding sequence ATGCTAGACCAAGCCCTCAAATCTCAAGTTACAAGCCTTTTCTCGACTCTGAAAAACAGCTATACCTTTAAGGTAACCGCATCTGAAACACACGCCAAGCGCGACGAGTTTGTCCAGTTTTTGGAATCGGTGGCCGAATGTTCTGAGAGAATAGACGTGGAAGTTTATGAAGGAAAAGACTTGGCTTTCGATATCCTTAAAAACGGAGAGGAAACGTCGGTTCGCTTCCGGGCTATTCCAAACGGTCATGAATTCACTACTTTGCTTTTGGCCGTGCTGAATATGGAAGGCGTGGGCAAAAACCTGCCGGACGAATCGGTAACGAGGAAAATCCAGTCATTGAAGGGCGAAGTACGTGTGCGCAGTTATATCTCGCTCACATGTACCAATTGTCCGGATGTGGTACAGGCGCTGAACGTGTTGTCTATCGTCAATCCGAACATAAAGCACGAAATCGTGGACGGCGGATTGTATCAAGACGAAATAGAGGAACATAACGTTCAGGCCGTTCCGACTGTATTTGTAGACGGCGAGCAATTTCATGTGGGAAGATCGAGTATGGGCGAACTTCTCCAAAAACTTGAGGATAAAGTGGGCAAGGAGGAAGCTGTGGAAACACAGGAGCCATTGCCTGCCAAAGCCTATGACGTAATGGTGGTGGGCGGAGGCCCGGCCGGAGTTTCGGCTTCCATTTACGCCGCCCGCAAAGGTTTTTCGGTGGCATTGGTGGCCGAAAATATCGGAGGCCAGGTCCGTGAGACGGTGGATATCGAAAACATGATTTCCGTTTCGAAGACAACGGGCAAAGATCTTTCGGCCGGATTTGCGGCGCATCTGAACGATTATGATATCGATATTTTGGAAAACCGCCGCGTTACGGAAGTCAGCGACGGCGGAGATATCAAAGAAATTAAAACATCATTGGACGAAACCTTTACGGCGCCCTCGTTGATTATCACCACGGGTGCCAGTTGGAGAAAGCTGGGCGTACCCGGCGAAAGCGAATACATCGGCCGTGGGGTGGCGTTCTGCACCCACTGCGACGGCCCGTTTTACAAAGGAAAGAAAGTGGCCGTGATAGGCGGAGGCAATTCCGGGCTGGAAGCGGCGATTGATTTGGCCAATATAGCTTCCGAAGTGACGGTATTGGAATTTGACCACCAACTCCGCGGCGATCAGGTATTGCAAGACAAATTGGCCTCGATGGGAAATGTCCGGATAGTTACCGGCGCGGCCACGACAGAAATCATAGGAGACGGAAAAAAAGTTACCGGCCTGAAGTACGACGACCGAAAATCCGGCTCAAAAGAAAACGTGTCGGTGGACGGCGTGTTTGTGCAGATAGGTTTGACTCCCAACAGTGGAGTATTCAAAGAAATAGTAAGCACCAACGGCCGTGGCGAAATAGAGATTGACCCGGCTTGCCGAACCAGCGTACCGGGCATTTACGCCGCCGGCGACGTAACGGTAGTGCCTTACAAACAAATTGTGGTAGCGATGGGCGAGGGGTCCAAGGCGGCGCTTTCGGCATTTGAAGACCATATCAAACGACCTGAACTAGCTGCCGTTTAG
- the ahpC gene encoding alkyl hydroperoxide reductase subunit C — protein sequence MSQIGKQIVDFKVQAYQNQGFETVEKKDVLGKWSVFFFYPADFTFVCPTELEDLADLYEEFKGIGAEIYSVSTDTHFVHKAWHDTSDTIKKIGYPMLADPTGVLSRGFDVMIEEEGLAERGTFVVNPEGEIVAYEVVAGNVGRNAEELLRRVKALQFVANNPSEVCPAKWKEGAETLKPSIDLVGKI from the coding sequence ATGTCACAGATCGGAAAACAAATCGTAGATTTCAAAGTGCAGGCTTACCAGAACCAAGGTTTCGAAACCGTTGAGAAAAAAGACGTTTTGGGCAAGTGGTCGGTATTCTTCTTCTACCCGGCCGACTTCACTTTCGTGTGTCCTACGGAACTTGAAGATCTCGCTGATCTTTACGAAGAGTTCAAGGGCATAGGCGCCGAGATCTACTCGGTTTCCACCGACACTCACTTCGTTCACAAAGCGTGGCACGACACTTCCGACACCATCAAGAAAATCGGATACCCGATGCTCGCCGATCCTACGGGAGTATTGTCAAGAGGATTCGACGTTATGATCGAAGAGGAAGGTTTGGCCGAGCGCGGCACTTTCGTCGTAAACCCTGAAGGCGAGATTGTAGCCTACGAAGTGGTTGCCGGAAATGTGGGCCGTAACGCCGAGGAACTGCTCCGCAGAGTGAAAGCCCTTCAGTTTGTGGCCAACAACCCGTCAGAGGTTTGCCCGGCCAAATGGAAAGAAGGTGCGGAAACCCTGAAGCCAAGTATTGACCTTGTAGGTAAGATCTAA
- a CDS encoding hydrogen peroxide-inducible genes activator has product MNLQQLEYISAVNKLRHFGEAAKHCGVTQPTLSQMIQKLEQELNVTIFNRAKQPVEPTATGEKLIRQAEKTLREMRRMEEIVDYETEKLDGPLKIGVIPTLANYLVPDLISVFRKEYPLVEMGVTEMHTANLIKALERDELDMFIAATPLEQPDFFEIPVYYERFVAYFHPDHPLIDKPLSADDMPKKSLWVLQEGHCMRSQLFNFCTKKNYNRTFEAGSIDTLIRIVDKNGGYSVIPELHTHFLSEEQKKNIRPIDNPPAVREVSIVIKADFIRERLINAVADSVKAVIPEHMLDERMKKFSIKL; this is encoded by the coding sequence ATGAACCTTCAACAACTGGAATACATATCGGCGGTAAACAAGCTCAGGCATTTTGGCGAAGCGGCCAAGCATTGCGGCGTTACGCAACCTACCCTCAGCCAAATGATTCAGAAGCTTGAGCAGGAACTGAACGTAACGATTTTCAATAGGGCGAAACAACCTGTGGAACCCACCGCCACGGGTGAGAAACTCATCAGGCAAGCGGAAAAGACCCTGCGTGAGATGCGGCGCATGGAAGAAATAGTGGATTATGAAACTGAAAAACTCGATGGCCCGCTGAAGATTGGCGTTATTCCCACTCTGGCAAATTACCTGGTGCCGGACCTGATCAGCGTATTCCGCAAAGAATATCCGCTGGTGGAAATGGGCGTAACGGAAATGCACACGGCCAACCTAATAAAAGCCTTGGAGCGAGACGAACTGGATATGTTTATCGCCGCAACGCCATTGGAGCAGCCAGACTTTTTCGAGATTCCCGTTTACTACGAACGTTTCGTGGCTTACTTCCACCCCGACCATCCGCTTATCGACAAACCCCTTTCGGCCGACGATATGCCTAAAAAAAGCTTATGGGTATTGCAGGAAGGCCACTGTATGCGCAGTCAGCTTTTTAACTTTTGTACGAAGAAAAACTATAATCGGACCTTCGAGGCCGGCAGTATCGATACGCTGATACGTATTGTCGACAAAAACGGCGGCTATTCCGTGATACCGGAACTTCATACCCACTTTTTGAGCGAGGAACAGAAGAAAAATATCCGCCCGATCGACAATCCTCCGGCCGTACGCGAGGTGTCTATCGTAATCAAAGCCGACTTTATCCGCGAACGCCTGATCAACGCCGTGGCCGACTCCGTCAAAGCCGTTATCCCGGAACATATGCTGGACGAGAGGATGAAGAAATTTTCGATTAAACTTTGA